A window from Enterocloster bolteae encodes these proteins:
- a CDS encoding OFA family MFS transporter has protein sequence MDLMKKRWAVLVASVIVNICIGTGFAWSVYQTGLFNEGAVIFGTEVQKSQLALAFTICSGVAPIPMIAGNGLQKKLKGPRNVVWLGGILFSAGLICTSFIHSLTMLYVTYGLLCGFGIAFAYGITIGNTVRFFPDKRGLIAGISTAAYGAGSIIFPPIMQSLIGSGGVMFTFRVLGILFGVMIIIAACFITEPPEGWLPTGWTPPAVKNSSGASAEGKNWKLMLADTRFYLMIIAFTIFATGGLMVVSQGSPMAQAIGGVDAAVAATAVSIIGLANTGGRVLWGWVSDKVGRYPALSIMAVIVAVSGFALSAFTESGSLALFLVFAMLIAMCYGGSMGVYPALTADAFGIKYNGVNYGIMFIGFALGGYIGPILANSLYDNTGSYSVPLMAVGAMGVVALIILFVLTAMKKQAQR, from the coding sequence ATGGATCTGATGAAAAAAAGGTGGGCGGTACTGGTTGCCAGTGTTATTGTTAATATATGTATCGGTACGGGGTTTGCATGGAGTGTTTACCAGACAGGACTTTTCAACGAAGGGGCAGTGATATTCGGCACAGAGGTGCAGAAGTCGCAGCTGGCCCTGGCATTTACAATCTGCAGCGGTGTGGCGCCTATTCCCATGATTGCGGGCAACGGACTTCAAAAGAAGCTTAAGGGGCCCAGAAATGTGGTGTGGCTGGGAGGAATCCTGTTCAGCGCGGGACTCATATGCACCAGCTTTATCCACAGCCTGACCATGCTCTATGTGACATACGGACTTCTCTGCGGTTTTGGAATTGCCTTTGCCTATGGCATTACCATCGGCAATACGGTGCGGTTTTTCCCGGACAAGCGGGGATTGATTGCAGGCATATCCACGGCTGCCTACGGGGCAGGCAGCATCATTTTCCCGCCTATTATGCAGTCCCTGATTGGTTCCGGCGGCGTCATGTTTACCTTCCGGGTGCTGGGAATTTTGTTTGGTGTTATGATAATCATAGCTGCCTGTTTCATAACCGAACCTCCTGAGGGATGGCTGCCCACTGGTTGGACGCCTCCGGCAGTGAAGAACAGTTCGGGTGCTTCTGCAGAAGGAAAGAACTGGAAGCTGATGCTGGCCGACACAAGATTTTATCTGATGATCATTGCATTTACCATATTTGCCACAGGCGGCCTTATGGTGGTGAGCCAGGGATCTCCCATGGCCCAGGCCATAGGCGGGGTGGACGCGGCAGTGGCGGCAACCGCGGTCAGTATCATTGGTCTGGCCAATACGGGAGGCAGGGTGCTCTGGGGATGGGTTTCCGATAAAGTGGGGCGGTATCCGGCACTGAGCATCATGGCGGTGATTGTAGCGGTAAGCGGCTTTGCCCTGTCCGCGTTTACGGAAAGCGGATCACTGGCCCTGTTCCTGGTATTTGCCATGCTGATCGCCATGTGTTACGGCGGAAGCATGGGTGTTTATCCGGCTCTGACGGCAGATGCCTTTGGAATCAAATATAACGGGGTTAATTACGGCATTATGTTTATCGGATTTGCCCTTGGCGGTTACATAGGGCCGATTCTGGCCAACAGTCTCTACGACAACACAGGGTCATACAGCGTGCCGCTGATGGCAGTGGGTGCCATGGGCGTGGTGGCATTGATTATATTGTTTGTTCTGACAGCTATGAAAAAACAGGCTCAGAGATAG
- a CDS encoding acyl CoA:acetate/3-ketoacid CoA transferase → MAKIITVKEAAELVQDGAVIGSAVQGMTGWPEEIGLAIENRFMETGHPSGITHIHGAGQGDFGRMSEDGKTCRGECALAHDGLLSCSIHGHVGCSFKVTKQIVDNKILAYNIPLGVVGQIWREMGRGFPGLLTKVGLGTFMDPRYDGAMINEKTKKEGKQIVTYIPDFLGEEYLFYTLPKLTVALLRATTADEDGNLTYEKECMPCEPLDLAMAAKAAGAVVIAQVERVAATGTLDPRNVKVPGILVDYICVAEHPDRMMQTHITHFNPAFTGEIRIPMKNSAAPLPLDDKKVFTRRTAMEIHGGDKCNLGIGMPGLVPNVLMEEGVDSQVTLISESGLIGGIPAPGGDFGAHYNPVAMYPQTDHFSFFDQGGLDVAVFGLSEVDRDGNVNTTFLNGRIAGVGGFPNISANARHSIFVGSFTAGGLKCHIEDGKMCIDQEGRFDKFVESCAQLSFNAQQCLAKGNRVTFITERCVIKRTAQGMVLAEVAPGIDIQTQILDHMGFKPIIPEGGPALMDAGLFSETWGRLGDHF, encoded by the coding sequence ATGGCAAAAATCATAACAGTGAAAGAGGCGGCAGAGCTGGTGCAGGACGGAGCGGTCATCGGTTCGGCAGTTCAGGGAATGACAGGCTGGCCTGAGGAAATCGGGCTTGCAATTGAGAACAGATTTATGGAAACAGGACACCCATCGGGCATTACCCATATCCACGGCGCAGGCCAGGGGGATTTCGGCCGGATGTCTGAGGACGGAAAAACCTGCAGGGGGGAGTGTGCCCTGGCTCACGACGGACTGCTTTCATGCAGCATACACGGCCATGTGGGATGTTCCTTTAAGGTGACAAAACAAATCGTGGACAACAAGATTCTGGCATACAACATTCCCCTGGGAGTGGTGGGGCAGATTTGGCGGGAAATGGGACGGGGTTTTCCCGGGCTTCTGACAAAGGTGGGACTGGGCACGTTTATGGACCCGAGATACGACGGGGCCATGATCAATGAAAAGACAAAAAAGGAAGGGAAACAGATTGTCACCTACATTCCCGACTTCCTTGGAGAAGAGTATCTGTTTTATACACTGCCCAAGCTGACAGTGGCCCTTTTGCGGGCCACCACCGCGGATGAGGACGGAAATCTGACATACGAGAAGGAATGCATGCCCTGCGAGCCGCTGGACCTGGCCATGGCTGCAAAGGCAGCGGGTGCTGTTGTCATTGCCCAGGTGGAGCGGGTGGCCGCCACAGGGACCCTGGACCCCAGGAATGTGAAGGTGCCGGGAATTCTGGTGGATTATATATGTGTTGCAGAGCATCCGGATCGCATGATGCAGACCCATATCACCCACTTTAATCCTGCCTTTACCGGAGAAATCCGCATCCCCATGAAGAACAGCGCAGCGCCCCTTCCGTTAGATGATAAGAAAGTATTCACAAGGCGCACTGCCATGGAAATACATGGGGGAGACAAGTGTAATCTGGGCATTGGGATGCCCGGACTGGTTCCCAATGTGCTCATGGAGGAAGGGGTTGACTCACAGGTGACCCTTATATCAGAGTCCGGCCTCATTGGGGGAATTCCTGCGCCGGGAGGAGACTTTGGCGCCCATTATAACCCGGTGGCCATGTATCCCCAGACAGACCACTTCAGCTTCTTTGACCAGGGAGGACTGGATGTGGCTGTATTCGGACTCAGCGAGGTGGACAGGGACGGCAATGTAAATACCACATTCCTCAACGGCAGGATAGCCGGGGTGGGCGGCTTCCCCAATATATCGGCCAACGCCAGACACTCCATTTTTGTGGGCTCATTTACGGCAGGAGGGCTGAAATGCCACATTGAAGACGGTAAGATGTGCATTGACCAGGAGGGACGTTTTGACAAGTTCGTGGAATCCTGCGCACAGCTTTCCTTTAACGCGCAGCAGTGCCTGGCAAAGGGAAACCGGGTTACATTCATCACGGAGCGGTGCGTGATTAAGAGGACAGCCCAGGGCATGGTGCTGGCCGAGGTGGCTCCGGGCATTGATATACAGACACAGATATTGGACCACATGGGCTTTAAGCCAATCATACCTGAGGGGGGACCGGCCCTCATGGATGCCGGCCTGTTCTCAGAGACCTGGGGACGCCTGGGAGACCATTTTTAG
- a CDS encoding AMP-binding protein → MEDLIDGKRRIEAVVCRDENGPGEASFLFDRNGCLLDFRGAVPCSEAFADMLSGICRNKPLVSGREYVEAMWEGRPYHVWLNRYIHLTLGELADIQARRFPDREAVVDSLAGVRLTYREVKRRSDGLAKGLMHIGILKGDHVAVIMDNCWENVVTKIAIEKTGAVIVNLNIHEKKDMLECLLHRADVKAVILKQGIKNREHMDMFYQISPELKEAVPGRIYAPRLPLLRHVIVTDQERPRSCAWQFEKLMELGMSMGDSLLKERMKAVRPFDDATIIHTSGTSGVPKGVMLNHCQILENAWIHVQYLGLEKEDRLCMTPPMFHSFGCVGSVLSSMMAGAALVCYEKTDRICLLEMLRKERCTVLCSVPTVYIRLIREMREGKAGGEDLCLRLCVTAGAPCPEHTLRDMKRVMGAEAAVVMYGMTEAGPGISSTSMDDSLETAVSTVGRLWPGVTGRIQDLTTGRVLGPGQAGELCIKSYGVMKGYYNNPEETEKAVDREGWLHTGDIASLSEDGLLTLKGRCKDLIIRGGENISPREIEDFIRNYEPVEDVAVVGAPDEQYGELVYAFIRPKEGAVVTKEGLRNWCRGKIATIKIPQEIELTDHFPISATGKISKGQLRSLAREHLEGRGPRQTEPETGEGGLRQTEAEELRQAETESGGLRRSDRETAVSGQRAGETGKDGMDTWQKS, encoded by the coding sequence ATGGAAGACCTGATTGACGGAAAGAGAAGAATAGAAGCAGTGGTTTGCAGGGATGAGAACGGTCCCGGGGAAGCCTCCTTTCTCTTTGACAGGAACGGCTGCCTGCTGGATTTCAGGGGCGCTGTGCCCTGTTCAGAGGCCTTCGCGGATATGCTTTCAGGGATATGCAGGAACAAACCCCTGGTATCCGGCCGGGAGTACGTGGAGGCCATGTGGGAGGGCAGGCCTTACCATGTCTGGCTCAACCGGTACATCCATCTGACCCTGGGTGAGCTGGCGGACATACAGGCACGGCGCTTTCCCGACAGGGAGGCTGTCGTTGACAGCCTGGCAGGTGTGCGCCTTACATACAGGGAGGTTAAGAGGCGCAGCGACGGTCTGGCAAAAGGGCTGATGCACATAGGTATCTTAAAAGGGGACCATGTGGCGGTTATCATGGATAATTGCTGGGAAAATGTGGTGACTAAAATAGCTATCGAGAAGACCGGGGCAGTGATAGTGAACCTGAACATCCACGAAAAGAAGGATATGCTGGAGTGCCTGCTCCACAGGGCGGATGTGAAGGCGGTCATCCTTAAGCAGGGAATCAAGAACAGGGAGCACATGGACATGTTTTACCAGATCAGCCCGGAACTTAAGGAGGCTGTTCCCGGAAGGATTTATGCGCCCCGTCTGCCTTTGCTGCGCCATGTGATTGTCACGGACCAGGAACGGCCCAGGAGCTGCGCCTGGCAGTTTGAGAAGCTGATGGAACTGGGAATGTCAATGGGTGACAGTCTGCTGAAGGAGAGGATGAAGGCGGTCCGTCCTTTTGACGACGCCACCATTATCCATACCTCCGGTACCAGCGGCGTGCCAAAGGGCGTGATGCTGAATCACTGCCAGATTCTGGAAAATGCTTGGATTCATGTACAGTACCTGGGGCTGGAGAAGGAGGACCGGCTGTGTATGACGCCGCCCATGTTCCACTCCTTTGGCTGTGTGGGATCCGTGCTGAGTTCCATGATGGCCGGCGCAGCCCTGGTCTGTTACGAGAAAACGGACAGAATCTGCCTTTTGGAAATGCTGAGGAAGGAGCGGTGCACGGTGCTGTGCAGCGTACCTACTGTCTATATCCGCCTTATCCGGGAGATGAGGGAAGGAAAGGCCGGCGGGGAGGATTTATGCCTGCGCCTGTGCGTTACCGCCGGGGCGCCCTGTCCGGAACATACCCTAAGGGACATGAAACGGGTTATGGGGGCAGAGGCGGCAGTTGTCATGTACGGCATGACAGAGGCGGGACCGGGAATCAGCAGCACCTCCATGGACGACAGTCTGGAAACAGCGGTCTCCACCGTGGGAAGGCTGTGGCCGGGGGTTACGGGCCGGATACAGGATTTAACCACAGGCCGGGTGCTGGGGCCGGGCCAGGCCGGTGAACTGTGCATCAAAAGCTACGGAGTGATGAAGGGGTATTACAACAATCCGGAGGAGACGGAAAAGGCAGTGGACCGGGAGGGCTGGCTTCACACCGGGGATATTGCCTCTCTGTCAGAGGACGGGCTCCTGACCCTGAAGGGAAGATGCAAGGATTTAATCATACGGGGCGGGGAGAATATAAGCCCCAGGGAAATAGAAGATTTTATACGCAATTATGAGCCGGTGGAGGATGTGGCCGTGGTGGGCGCGCCGGATGAACAGTACGGCGAGCTGGTATATGCCTTCATCCGTCCAAAGGAAGGTGCGGTGGTTACAAAGGAGGGCCTGAGGAACTGGTGCCGGGGAAAAATCGCCACCATCAAGATTCCCCAGGAGATAGAGCTGACAGACCATTTCCCCATATCAGCTACCGGGAAGATATCCAAAGGCCAGCTGCGAAGCCTTGCCAGGGAGCATCTGGAAGGAAGGGGGCCGCGGCAGACGGAGCCGGAAACGGGAGAGGGAGGACTGCGGCAGACGGAAGCGGAAGAACTGCGGCAGGCGGAAACGGAATCAGGAGGACTGCGGCGGTCAGATAGGGAGACAGCTGTCTCTGGTCAGAGGGCCGGAGAGACAGGAAAGGACGGTATGGATACATGGCAAAAATCATAA
- a CDS encoding nucleotidyltransferase family protein, with protein MERTGAVILAAGLSSRMHEFKPLLELGDSTIIVRAIENLKTAGASPVIIVAGYKADQLMDYLWPLDIMFVRNENYASSQMFDSVKLGISRAAGLCSRILITPADVPLIEQDTFKQVMECPGALVRPVCGGRPGHPVRMDSRLVPDICAYKGAGGLKGAMEHLGVPITEPEVEDPGIYLDADTPQDYMNLRYWNDYSQIQKQGPKMIHFRISIGITS; from the coding sequence ATGGAAAGGACCGGAGCAGTGATACTGGCGGCAGGTTTGTCCTCCAGGATGCATGAATTCAAACCCCTTCTGGAGCTGGGAGACAGCACCATTATTGTAAGGGCCATTGAAAATCTTAAGACAGCAGGGGCATCTCCGGTCATCATCGTGGCGGGATATAAAGCGGACCAGCTGATGGATTATCTGTGGCCTCTGGATATCATGTTTGTCCGCAATGAAAATTATGCCTCCAGCCAGATGTTTGACTCGGTGAAACTGGGGATATCCAGGGCCGCCGGCCTGTGCAGCCGGATTCTCATTACGCCTGCGGACGTCCCGCTGATAGAGCAGGACACCTTTAAGCAGGTGATGGAATGTCCGGGCGCTCTGGTGCGCCCGGTCTGCGGCGGCCGTCCGGGCCATCCTGTCCGGATGGATTCCCGGCTGGTACCGGATATCTGCGCCTATAAGGGCGCAGGAGGGCTTAAGGGGGCCATGGAGCACCTGGGAGTGCCGATTACAGAACCGGAGGTGGAGGATCCGGGAATATACCTGGACGCGGATACACCTCAGGATTACATGAATCTCAGATACTGGAATGATTACAGCCAGATACAGAAACAAGGTCCTAAAATGATACATTTCCGTATCTCAATAGGAATTACCTCATAG
- a CDS encoding PaaI family thioesterase, protein MRRMESDNCFVCGSLNPIGLHLDITEGEGWARALWTVEKPYVGYEGMLHGGIMASIMDDLMAHALYYTDLDVVTAHLELDYKAPVHVGERIECEAQVTEFGTGRSIRAQGTIKREGAVAARAKGVMVIVKAPGQEV, encoded by the coding sequence ATGAGAAGGATGGAATCAGATAACTGCTTTGTCTGCGGAAGCCTGAACCCCATAGGGCTGCACCTGGACATTACAGAGGGAGAAGGCTGGGCCAGGGCTTTGTGGACCGTGGAAAAGCCGTATGTGGGATATGAAGGCATGCTCCACGGGGGCATCATGGCTTCCATTATGGATGACCTTATGGCACACGCCCTCTACTATACGGACCTGGATGTGGTGACAGCCCATCTGGAACTGGATTACAAGGCTCCGGTTCATGTGGGGGAACGGATTGAGTGTGAGGCGCAGGTGACGGAGTTTGGAACGGGACGTTCCATCCGGGCCCAGGGCACCATTAAGCGGGAAGGCGCTGTGGCTGCCCGGGCAAAGGGCGTCATGGTCATAGTGAAGGCGCCGGGACAGGAGGTTTAG
- a CDS encoding FAD-dependent oxidoreductase, producing the protein MKYFEHESAATFDEAVSLLKESPKGKTVVMAGGSDLIGVLKEQILEDYPEKVVDLKTVRGGEYIKQDGDTIEIGALTKLCDIVKSDLLNEKAPVLSQAARSVATPLIRNVATMGGNICQDVRCWFYRYPHGIGGRMDCMRKGGKECYAVMGDNRYHSIFGGMKVHTTPCSVQCPANTDIPAYMERLRQGDVEGAAHILMEANPIPMITSRVCAHTCQEQCNRCGSDESVSIHGVERYVGDYILEHPDTFYRAPETETGHKVALVGAGPAGLSAAYYLRKAGHDVTVFDKMEEPGGMLTYAIPNYRLPKSYVKQVAAAYEKMGIRFRLGCCLGEDIQAEDLEKEYDNVFYATGAWKRPVLGFDGEEFTEFGLQFLMEVNQWMNKKDRRHVLVVGGGNVAMDVAITARRLGAESVTLACLESEPEMPASREEIARAREEGIEIMPSYGVSKAIYEGSQVTGMELMRCTSVKDENGRFNPRYDREETLRVSADSILMAAGQKVDLSFLGDKYGLALERGLIQVDKDTQATSKSGIYAGGDATTGPATVIQGVRSGRNAAEAINRGYAVMPERRREDKFIHFDTAGVKEEHAVKDKELSAAERALDKEDSFTLTGEEAAREAGRCMNCGCYSVNASDISPVLILLDARIVTTKKTVRAADFFTTRLKAADMLDTDELVTAVRFRVPEGYTTAYDKFRVREAVDFAIVSLAYAYRMKDGLIEDARIVLGGVAPVPMERKKVEAFLAGRKPDEALAEAAAELAVEGTAAMANNSYKIQEVRALIKKMILDMGAVQA; encoded by the coding sequence GTGAAATATTTCGAGCATGAGAGCGCTGCCACCTTTGATGAGGCAGTCTCCTTATTAAAAGAGTCCCCAAAAGGGAAAACAGTCGTAATGGCAGGGGGCTCCGACCTGATTGGAGTGTTAAAGGAACAGATTCTGGAGGATTATCCGGAAAAAGTGGTTGACCTTAAGACCGTCCGGGGCGGGGAATACATAAAGCAGGACGGGGACACCATAGAAATAGGCGCCCTGACAAAACTCTGCGACATCGTAAAGTCGGACCTGCTCAATGAAAAGGCTCCGGTCCTCTCTCAGGCGGCCCGCTCCGTGGCAACACCGTTAATCCGCAATGTGGCCACCATGGGAGGCAACATATGCCAGGATGTGCGCTGCTGGTTTTACCGCTATCCCCACGGCATCGGCGGCAGGATGGACTGTATGAGAAAGGGCGGAAAAGAGTGCTATGCCGTTATGGGAGACAACCGTTACCATTCCATATTCGGGGGCATGAAGGTCCACACCACACCGTGTTCTGTCCAGTGTCCGGCCAATACGGACATACCGGCCTATATGGAGCGGCTTCGGCAAGGGGATGTGGAGGGAGCGGCCCATATACTGATGGAAGCCAACCCCATTCCCATGATTACATCCAGGGTCTGCGCACATACATGCCAGGAGCAGTGCAACCGCTGCGGTTCCGATGAGAGCGTGTCCATCCACGGCGTGGAGCGGTATGTGGGGGATTACATACTGGAGCACCCGGACACATTTTACAGGGCGCCGGAAACAGAGACAGGCCATAAGGTGGCTTTAGTGGGAGCCGGTCCGGCCGGCCTAAGCGCTGCCTATTATCTGAGGAAGGCGGGCCATGATGTGACGGTCTTTGACAAGATGGAGGAGCCGGGCGGCATGCTGACCTATGCCATTCCCAACTACAGGCTGCCCAAGTCCTATGTGAAGCAGGTGGCTGCCGCCTATGAAAAAATGGGAATCCGTTTCCGCCTGGGCTGCTGTCTGGGAGAGGATATACAGGCAGAGGATCTGGAGAAGGAGTATGACAATGTGTTCTATGCCACCGGCGCCTGGAAACGTCCTGTGCTGGGATTTGACGGCGAGGAGTTCACGGAGTTCGGCCTCCAGTTCCTGATGGAAGTCAACCAGTGGATGAACAAAAAGGACCGCCGCCATGTACTGGTGGTGGGAGGCGGAAATGTGGCAATGGACGTGGCCATAACCGCCAGGCGTCTGGGCGCAGAGAGCGTCACCCTGGCCTGCCTGGAGTCCGAGCCTGAGATGCCGGCCAGCAGGGAAGAGATTGCAAGGGCCAGGGAGGAGGGCATTGAAATCATGCCGTCCTACGGCGTATCAAAGGCAATCTATGAGGGCAGCCAGGTCACGGGAATGGAGCTTATGCGCTGTACCTCCGTCAAGGATGAGAACGGGCGTTTCAATCCCCGGTACGACCGGGAGGAGACTCTCAGGGTATCGGCGGACTCCATTCTGATGGCAGCGGGGCAGAAGGTGGATTTAAGTTTCCTGGGCGACAAGTACGGCCTTGCCCTGGAACGGGGACTGATTCAGGTGGACAAGGACACACAGGCCACCAGCAAGTCCGGGATTTATGCCGGAGGCGACGCCACCACAGGACCGGCCACCGTGATCCAGGGCGTGCGCTCCGGGCGCAACGCGGCGGAGGCCATTAACAGGGGCTATGCAGTCATGCCTGAGCGGCGCAGGGAAGATAAGTTTATCCATTTTGACACCGCAGGCGTCAAGGAGGAGCACGCGGTAAAGGACAAAGAGCTGTCTGCCGCAGAGCGGGCCCTGGATAAGGAGGACAGCTTCACCCTGACCGGGGAGGAAGCGGCCAGGGAGGCCGGACGGTGCATGAACTGCGGCTGCTACTCCGTCAACGCCTCGGACATTTCACCGGTGCTCATCCTGTTAGATGCCCGGATTGTGACCACAAAGAAAACCGTAAGGGCGGCGGACTTCTTTACCACCCGCCTGAAAGCAGCTGACATGCTGGATACAGACGAGCTGGTGACGGCTGTCCGGTTCAGGGTACCGGAAGGATATACCACGGCCTATGATAAATTCAGGGTCCGTGAGGCAGTGGATTTTGCCATTGTCAGCCTGGCTTACGCATACAGGATGAAGGACGGCCTCATAGAGGATGCGCGGATCGTTTTGGGCGGCGTGGCCCCGGTGCCCATGGAGCGGAAAAAGGTGGAGGCGTTTTTAGCCGGCAGGAAGCCGGATGAGGCGCTGGCAGAGGCCGCTGCTGAACTGGCAGTGGAGGGGACCGCGGCCATGGCCAATAATTCATATAAGATACAGGAGGTAAGGGCTCTTATAAAGAAGATGATTCTGGATATGGGGGCGGTCCAGGCATAA
- the moaC gene encoding cyclic pyranopterin monophosphate synthase MoaC has product MEFTHFDDQGNALMVDVGDKAETKREAVARGSIFMSPECLEKVARGTMAKGDVLGVARVAGIMGAKRTSDLIPLCHILNLTKLTVDFTIKKESNEIEAVCTARTTGKTGVEMEALTGVSVALLTVYDMCKAVDKSMEIGDIYLEHKSGGKSGEFHNPRCARNRG; this is encoded by the coding sequence ATGGAATTTACACATTTTGACGACCAGGGCAATGCCCTGATGGTAGATGTAGGGGATAAGGCTGAGACAAAGCGGGAGGCAGTGGCCAGAGGCAGTATTTTTATGAGCCCTGAGTGCCTTGAGAAGGTGGCCCGGGGAACCATGGCAAAGGGAGATGTGCTGGGGGTTGCCAGAGTGGCAGGCATTATGGGGGCCAAAAGGACCTCGGACCTGATTCCTCTGTGCCATATACTGAATCTTACGAAGCTCACCGTGGATTTCACCATAAAAAAAGAGAGCAATGAGATTGAGGCGGTCTGCACGGCCAGGACCACGGGAAAAACCGGGGTGGAGATGGAGGCGCTGACCGGGGTGTCTGTGGCGCTGCTGACAGTTTACGACATGTGCAAGGCCGTGGATAAGTCCATGGAGATCGGAGACATTTACCTGGAACATAAAAGCGGAGGCAAGAGCGGGGAATTCCATAACCCCAGATGTGCCCGGAACAGGGGATGA
- a CDS encoding molybdopterin-binding protein, protein MKLIQTVDAEGTVLCHDITQIIKGVTKDAVFRKGHVVTKEDIPVLLSVGKDQLYVWEKEDGMLHENDAAEILCDMCKGQHMERSQAKEGKIELTAACDGLLKVDNRGLKAVNGFGQMMIATRHGNFAVKKGDKLAGTRIIPLVIEEEKMEAAKKAAAEATGGCPILELKPFLHKKVGIVTTGNEVFYGRIKDTFTPVIRGKLSEFDTEVIDHVTWNDDDTKVTASILDMIQKGADVVVCTGGMSVDPDDKTPLAIRNTGADIVSYGAPVLPGAMFLLAYYQVKDGENPRTVAIMGLPGCVMYARRTIFDLVLPRIMADDQVTADDLAALGQGGLCLNCPECTFPNCGFGKGM, encoded by the coding sequence ATGAAACTGATTCAGACAGTGGATGCGGAAGGCACCGTACTGTGCCATGATATCACCCAGATTATTAAGGGAGTGACAAAGGATGCGGTATTCCGCAAGGGCCATGTGGTCACGAAGGAAGACATCCCGGTCCTCTTAAGTGTGGGAAAGGACCAGCTTTATGTGTGGGAGAAGGAAGACGGAATGCTTCATGAGAATGATGCGGCAGAGATTCTCTGCGACATGTGCAAAGGGCAGCATATGGAGCGTTCCCAGGCAAAGGAAGGAAAGATTGAGCTGACGGCAGCATGTGACGGCCTTTTAAAGGTGGATAACCGGGGGCTTAAGGCGGTAAACGGATTCGGACAGATGATGATAGCCACCCGTCACGGCAATTTTGCAGTGAAGAAGGGGGACAAGCTGGCAGGGACAAGGATTATCCCTCTTGTGATTGAGGAAGAAAAGATGGAGGCAGCAAAAAAGGCGGCCGCAGAGGCCACCGGGGGATGTCCCATCCTGGAGCTGAAACCATTTTTACATAAAAAGGTGGGTATCGTTACAACGGGAAATGAGGTGTTTTACGGCCGTATCAAGGATACCTTCACCCCTGTGATCCGGGGAAAGCTTTCAGAGTTTGACACAGAGGTTATTGACCATGTGACATGGAACGATGACGATACCAAGGTGACGGCCAGCATCCTGGATATGATACAAAAGGGCGCGGACGTGGTTGTCTGTACGGGAGGTATGAGTGTGGACCCGGACGACAAGACGCCGCTTGCCATCCGCAACACCGGGGCAGACATCGTATCCTACGGCGCGCCGGTGCTGCCGGGAGCCATGTTCCTGCTGGCCTACTACCAGGTTAAAGATGGGGAAAATCCCCGTACGGTTGCCATCATGGGACTTCCGGGCTGCGTCATGTATGCCAGGCGTACTATATTTGACCTGGTTCTGCCCAGAATCATGGCGGATGACCAGGTGACGGCAGATGATCTGGCCGCATTGGGCCAGGGCGGGCTTTGCCTTAACTGTCCGGAATGTACCTTCCCCAACTGCGGGTTCGGCAAAGGGATGTAA